TCATGATCTCGGTGCCACGCCTGTACGAGAAGATCTACGCCAAGGCAGCCTCCCTGGCCGTCGCCGCCGGCGGCGTGAAGAAGAACATCTTCTTCTGGGCGCGCAACGTGGGGATCCGATGCGCGGAGATCGAGACCGAGGGCGGCCGCGTGGACGGTTGGCTCGCGTTCCAGCGCGGCCTCGCCGACAAGCTCGTGTTCGCCAAGCTGCGCGCCAAGCTCGGCGGCCGCGTGCGCTTCATGGTGTCGGGCGGGGCGCCGCTGAACCCCAAGATCAACAAGTTCTTCTACGGCGCGGGCATGGTCATCCTCGAGGGCTACGGCCTGACCGAAACCAGTCCGGTCCTGAGCTGCAACAATTTCGGCGCCACGCGGTTCGGCAGCGTGGGCCGGCCCCTGCTCGACACGGAGATCCGCATCGCCGAGGACGGCGAGATCCTCGCGCGCGGACCCCAGATCATGGCCGGCTACTTCAACAACGAGGCCGCCACGCGCGAGGTGCTCTCGGCCGACGGCTGGCTGTCGACCGGCGACATCGGGCACATCGACCAGGACGGCTACGTGTTCATCACCGACCGCAAGAAGGATCTCATCGTCACCGCCGGCGGCAAGAACATCGCCCCGCAGCCCATCGAGAACCGCTTCGCCACCAACAAGTACGTGACGCAGATGGTGGTCATCGGCGACAAGCGCCAGTACCTGACCTGCCTCATCGTGCCCAACTTCGAGGTGTTGGAGGAGTTCGCGGCCGGGGCCGGGCTGGCCAACGTCGGCATCGCCGACCTGCTGCGCCACCCCCGGGTGCTGGAGCTGTTCGATACCGTGCTCGCCGACATGAACCGTGAGCTGCCGGGCTTCAGCCAGATCCGCAAGTGCGCCCTGCTCGAGCGCGAGTTCACCCTCGACGACGGGGAACTGACGCCGACGATGAAGGTCAAGCGCTTCGCCATCAATCGGAAGTACAAGGACATCATCGATACCATGTACCCCGCTCCCGTCGCGGGCGAGGACATGGCTTGAGGATCGCGAACCGATGAACGCGACCGGCGCCGCGGAGAACTACTGGCTGCGGCCGGTGGTCTGCACCACCGCCGGGCTGATCGGCAACGTGCTGCTGTCGGCCGGCAAGCTCGTCTTCGGCGTCCTCGCCGGTTCGGCTGCGCTCGTGGCCGACGGCTTCCACAGCCTCGCCGACGTGCTCAGCGACGTGGGGATCCTGCTCGCCCTGAAGGCCGCCTCCCGCCCGCCCGATCAGAACCACCCCTACGGCCACCACAGCTTCGAGACCCTGGGCGCGGTCGTGGTCGCCCTGTTCATGCTGGTGACGGCCGGGCTGATCGCGCGGTCGGCGGTGCTCCAGATCGTGCGGGGGCAGTCGCTCCATCCGGAGTGGCCGGCCCTGGCCGCCACGCTGATCTCGGTGGCCGTCAAGGAGGCCATGGCCCGCTACACGCTGCGGGCCGGCCGGGTGAACAACAGTCCGGCCCTGCTCGCCAACGGCGCCATGCACCGCTCGGACGCGATCAGTTCCCTCGCCGCGGCCGCCGGCATCGGCGGCGCCATGGCCGGCTGGCCGATCCTCGACA
This genomic interval from bacterium contains the following:
- a CDS encoding long-chain fatty acid--CoA ligase — protein: MSVQTIPELFLAAMREYPRPDCFSYRDGSGQYVDVSSEEALRRVRALRFGLKSLGVQPGDRVALLSENRLEWALCDLATQCAGAVVVPIYPTLLEETIRYILQDCEPVAVFVSSEEQARKIHAIREDLPFVRDVISFDAVAVPDVMPLDKIKRIGQNLVDQNPPTPAEDCTPVAKDSPCSIIYTSGTTGNPKGVVLTHWNFVSNVLNVGKVISFNRDDRCLSFLPLSHVLERMAGFYTMLHSGVGIAYAERMDTVPVDVLAVRPTIMISVPRLYEKIYAKAASLAVAAGGVKKNIFFWARNVGIRCAEIETEGGRVDGWLAFQRGLADKLVFAKLRAKLGGRVRFMVSGGAPLNPKINKFFYGAGMVILEGYGLTETSPVLSCNNFGATRFGSVGRPLLDTEIRIAEDGEILARGPQIMAGYFNNEAATREVLSADGWLSTGDIGHIDQDGYVFITDRKKDLIVTAGGKNIAPQPIENRFATNKYVTQMVVIGDKRQYLTCLIVPNFEVLEEFAAGAGLANVGIADLLRHPRVLELFDTVLADMNRELPGFSQIRKCALLEREFTLDDGELTPTMKVKRFAINRKYKDIIDTMYPAPVAGEDMA
- a CDS encoding cation transporter — protein: MNATGAAENYWLRPVVCTTAGLIGNVLLSAGKLVFGVLAGSAALVADGFHSLADVLSDVGILLALKAASRPPDQNHPYGHHSFETLGAVVVALFMLVTAGLIARSAVLQIVRGQSLHPEWPALAATLISVAVKEAMARYTLRAGRVNNSPALLANGAMHRSDAISSLAAAAGIGGAMAGWPILDSIGAAVIALFILKMGIDLMRENVMALMDTMPDAALLAEISREAGAVAGVQEVRSLHVRQRGSWYLADVRLAVHPENTIATAHDIGHEVEHRVRERVDKVARVFVHVEPGADTDDGRPGRS